A window of the Trichoderma asperellum chromosome 4, complete sequence genome harbors these coding sequences:
- a CDS encoding uncharacterized protein (SECRETED:SignalP(1-18)~MEROPS:MER0028025), which translates to MHWTSAIVFPALLALSAAQQQRPLSEANHHSGSSQHAGADAPSYRGEVLQLLESLVSIPSISGEENEIGGFLVDYLKQQGYQVDIQFVPPPKDKPDVPDRFNILAWNGDRKSNYKTLVTSHIDTVPPHIPWEIESGEISKDTVIKGRGTTDAKGSVTAQLVAVNHLLSTNKDVNPEDIILLFVVSEETSGEGMRAFSDSLRHMNPPLSFDSAIFGEPTENKLACGHKGALFCTAEAKGKDAHSGYPELGKSANELMIKAMNKIFETDLGYSPLFGKTTFNVGRFDGGVASNVVPARAWVDISARIAVGSEKEGQNDVRKKIYDILQETDPEAFTLNCSHGYGPYESNCDVEGFEQIVVNYGTDIPNLEGDYVRYLYGPGSILVAHGDHEYITVGDLEKAVEDYQKLILHALGQ; encoded by the exons ATGCACTGGACTTCAGCAATTGTGTTCCCGGCGCTGTTGGCGCTTagtgcagcgcagcagcagcgcccccTTTCAGAGGCCAATCATCATTCTGGCTCATCGCAGCATGCCGGCGCAGACGCTCCATCTTATCGGGGCGAggtgctccagctcctcgagTCACTGGTTTCCATTCCATCTATCAGTGGCGAAGAGAACGAGATTGGCGGCTTTCTTGTTGATTACCTGAAGCAACAAGGCTACCAGGTCGACATTCAATTCGTCCCTCCGCCAAAGGACAAGCCTGATGTGCCCGATAGATTCAATATCTTGGCATGGAATGGAGATCGCAAGTCTAACTACAAGACGCTGGTGACGAGCCATATTGACACGGTCCCTCCTCATATTCCATGGGAAATCGAGAGTGGAGAGATTTCCAAAGATACCGTCATTAAGGGCCGTGGAACAACTGATGCCAAAGGCAGCGTTACTGCCCAGCTTGTGGCGGTGAACCACCTACTTTCGACGAATAAGGATGTTAACCCTGAGGATATAATTCTGCTCTTTGTTGTTTCGGAGGAGACATCTGGCGAGGGAATGAGAGCCTTTAGCGATTCGCTCCGGCATATGAAcccccctctttctttcgactctgccatctttggcgaGCCCACCGAGAACAAGCTGGCCTGTGGCCACAAGGGCGCTCTCTTCTGCACTGCCGaggccaagggcaaggatgCCCACAGTGGCTATCCCGAGCTGGGCAAGTCAGCCAACGAGCTGATGATCAAAGCTATGAACAAGATCTTTGAGACAGATCTGGGTTATAGCCCTCTCTTTGGCAAGACAACATTCAACGTCGGCCGATTTGACGGCGGTGTGGCTTCTAACGTGGTTCCTGCGAGGGCCTGGGTGGACATTTCGGCCCGTATTGCTGTTGGGTCGGAGAAGGAGGGCCAAAATGATGTGCGGAAGAAGATTTACGATATTCTTCAGGAGACTGACCCCGAAGCTTTCACTCTAAATTGCTCTCACGGATATGGGCCCTATGAAAGCAACTGTGACGTTGAAG GATTTGAACAAATTGTTGTCAACTATGGAACTGATATTCCGAATCTGGAGGGTGACTATGTTCGGTATTTGTATGGCCCGGGCAGCATTCTCGTTGCTCACGGTGACCATGAGTACATCACCGTTGGCGACTTGGAGAAGGCGGTTGAAGACTACCAGAAGCTAATCCTTCACGCCCTGGGCCAATAA